The stretch of DNA GTATTCATTATCAGAGTATGGTTGATTGAAAAGAAAGTAAGTGGATAATAAACAATTAgttcaattcacttggtattgcttgtttgaatcttcccattgatttttaggactgtaattgatcaatcaataagagactgatcaattgcagtcctaaaagtcaatgggaaaattcaaacaagcaataccaagtgaatttaaacttcacccgattgcacaagcaagtggctatcaggacacagtagctgagtggataacgcgatagcgtttgaagcgaaaggtactgggtttgagtcacagagtgaatatcaactctgagatgttggtacatctagctgacgagtcccaaataggacgaaacgcgcgtcctggattctactactagccaatgtccatctttgtttataatcagTTCAATATTGTGTTTGACAACAATAAATGAAGAGAATTTtagaatttttcaaaaaaaaaaattactGTCAAAATCATATAAATGATAATGTACTAATTCTATAATGACTATTTACTCATCCATTGGCAATTAAGTAGTCTGTATATGATCGAAACTTTATTTTGTATTCAGTTATTGAATACTAGTGTTTATTTATCTAATTACTTGtgtatttaaaacaaatattaataCATATTGGATGAAGATTAGTTTTAAATGTAGAATTATTCAAGGAATTTTCATTGACTACTTTAAGattgaaaataatatatgtgtgtatgATTGTATTTTTTAGTAAAGCTAACCATACTGAAGAAGAGAATGATGAAGACATAGATCAATCAAAAAATGAAGAAGAAGATAAGgatgaaaaagaaaatgaacATGAGGATGAAAATGAAGAGAAAAACCGGAATGAAAATAAAGCCAAAGAAAAGGGTGACGAAAAACATGAAGTTGTATGGAAAAAGGATAAAATCAAAGGAAAAAATAAAAAGaaggataaaaataaaatgaaaagtgaGAATGAAGATGAGACTGTCGACTCAGAACATGGAATGGTAACTAATCTCTTCTACATATATATGATCATTAATTCAATGTTACATCTAAGAAAGTAATATATAAGGTTCTAAAGAAATCTTTTAAAACTGGACGTATGAAAATGTGCAAAACAATCGATACTTATTTCAGAAAGGATGATTTAGACAAGAAAATGCTTGATATTGCTAAAATCCGTAAGCTATgttcatatatcaaataacTATTATTAATTAATCCATTTTATCAGTTAGCAGGCGTATAGAAAAACGAATGGAATATCTAACACAGAAATTGGATGATATGCTAGCATATGAAACATCATAGGAACATAAGTGTAATCTCCAATGTCTTattaactgaatatatatatctttatattCGAAAAGCCGAAAGCATTACAGAATACATAAATGTTTACTGATCTTATAAATATGTCGTTATGACTACTAATAATCATTGAACTTTACGAACTGATTGGTAGATATTCTTATTAAAGACATGGATCGAGAATCATGCAAATCTATTGTTGTTATTGATGTAATTTCATTaaagattattttcattatattattttatctcAAAGATGACTCTTGACTACTTACTTAACTATATCTATATAAGATAAATGACTGAAATAAGCACATATATGACAAATCAGCAACATtagacattatttatttatacaattgAATAAGGGAGTTTAAGAATGTAGTTCAGTATGATTTCTCTAGAGATGAAAGTGAAGTGATGTTGATACTGTAATTTTATCCTATGTGAATTAGAATTCATGAATGTAAAGTGTTGAGTTGAGCAATCAGTTATTACGTGCAGCAATCACGTCACTTGACTAAACAgagatgattatatatatatacgttaaGTTCTTTGAGTCATTTACATTCATTAACTGTTCACATGATATTGCAAACTCATCTGTTTGAATGATTAGAATCCAGTTATCTGTAGTAGCTTACTAATTAGTTGACTAAATCATGGAAAATTTGACGGAAGTATCGGTAATCATCGACTGAGTATACTCTGAATCCCTGTAAAATGTACAATAAATTGTTGTAAGTAGTTTGAATGATTTTCATTAACTTAAGTACTCATATTGTAGTCCGTTATATCGCTGTCCAGTGCCTAAATTAATACTTAGAGACAGGTGTTGGTTTCTGGCTATTTGGACTTAGTAGCGAAGTGGATAATGAGATGGCGTTTTAAGTGAACGGCATTGAGTACGAATCCcggagcgaacatcaactcaggGATGCAGTTGTATCCAGGTGACAAGTCCtgaataagacgaaacatgcATCCTGCATTTCATTACTAGCTACCATATATCTCTTATTATAATTAAATGAAGAGATTATGAGGAAATCAGTATTTATTACCCTCATAAAACGGTTCACTAGGTAAGTATAATAGAACAGATGGCTTCATTATCATAATGATGAAAAAGTGATTTCATCAATTTTACAGTTTTCACTAATGAAAATAAACGGTTCTAAAAAGATCATACATAACAAAGATTTAACGAAACATATAAGAAATTCCTAACATAAGTATAATTTTTAAGGAATTGTTAAGCTAGATGGTCTGCTAATTTCGTGAGCGATCATTTCGTCACGAACTAATTTCAGCTAATGGATCCTTGGACACTGAATCGACACAGCTTCTTAATTCATAACTTTTCTTCTGGGGACATCAAATAATTAACTAAGGTTAGAACCACGAGATTTTAGCCTTCAAAATCAGGTATAGAATATTTTGAACAGCTAGACAAAATGCATCAATACTCAGGTTTAATTTCAGCCAATTTGTGAAATGGCAGTAGTCTTATTCAATAATGTTTATAATTCACTATCTCAGTACCAACTCAAACGACTACAACGGTCATGAATTTCCGCTAGAATTTAGTAACTAGCAAGCTTAGTTATTGGATCACCGTAGATTTCTGTGACAagtattattaattataattataataatgaatatgttGCATGCCATATATTTGATACAATGAGAAATTCCCAACATTAAATATTACTATGAACATCTCACAACTTCCATTTTCATCATAGAGAATAGATAGCATTCAAGAGTTATTATAGTGGATATATAAACTGTATGAAGCTACGACTCCATCAGGATGTTCAGTGATTTACCCTGTTCAAGGTTAAATTTTGATATTTTGTTATTTAGATACATTAAAGCCATGACTATTCAAAGGATGTTACCGCATAGTGCTTGCTAAGAGCTCATCCATCCACAACTAATTGGAAGAAAATGAGATATATACATTTGTTCATCTAGTATGTTTAACAAACATAATTTCAGTAGAGTACAAGTCATGCAGTGAACAGAAGaaaataaaaggaaaaaaagacaGTAACTGCAGTTTTATTAACCGTTTGAGGGTTATTAGGTGGTAACACCTCTTTAGACATAATTTTCAATTATCCAACACAAAGCTTACAAAGTAACCTGTTTGTTATCCGGGTCTTGCAGCGTTTTTCACTGAAAATTTGTTATACGGGAGACAACATGGAACGCAATCAAGTTGGAATTAAGCTTCATCGAAATATATTGAACATACGTAACACGTTTTGATAAACTAAACACAGTATTGTTATGTAAAACAAATACAACTTCAAAAGTACTTCTTGCATGTTTGCAAGCATACTGATTTAAATCAATATTGTCATGTAGTAAAAGTTGAATTAATGGTTTAACTATCGTTTTAAGGCAGGATTTTTATGGGTTGAAATTGTGCTTAACACCACTAGACACATTTTTCAGTATTCaagttagtttatttttattccaaACGCCTGATATAAAATTCATATAGAAGGATTCATCAAAGGTAAAGTACATTATAAAATATCGGCACACTTTTTGGAATGAACTACAAATTTGGTGTCATTACATCCTAAACACTGAGAATAATTCAatgatttgaaatatttttgttatatcttgtgaccCTTGTGCCCTGTGAATGTATCACGCGATACCATCGCTAATTAGAGTCACCAACGTATTGATtggaccaatgacgcataaaccgTTACGAGCAGCCTTGTGTTCTTATCGGTCCTTGAGATATTAGCTTCCCACCTAACTTAGTCAATTCAGTCCAGAACGCAAATATCAGCCTCCATTATATCGAATCATTTATTataaacatacctagtttatatacaaaccaacctaaccacatcataccataaaatagaaaataacatttgtttaAGCTCAAGCCAagaagtggctgtgattgtgaaaATCTGTGACTAATAGATTCAGAATAACTTGAGAATAGTAAATCACATAACAGTAACCAATAGGTCAAACAAAACCTTATAATGAAAGGAATATGAGGATACATAGAATATAGTTGCAATAAGAATATTCGTATGATATTAGTCCATAATTAATTCCTAacggttaccattcatttattctcgtCCGGATGTAACAATTTTAAAACATGATTTTCAATTCACCGTAGAAAAAAGCTTTCCATTGAATAAGGTGAAACGGAAATCTTAACATTAGAAACTCAACAATAAGTTTAAGGCATATGGGTTTGAGTGGATTCCATCACTAGTATTATTCTtcccattatttatttaaaaaatatttttaagaatAGTTGTAAAATCAAAGTATTCAAACAtattatacatacatatgtgtcgcaatttggtctgcgCACGACCGATCCTCccagaatccagcctgttgatctcgaagttgggcgtctactgagtctttcatccggtccagcaacactctgttgaaaacctttcctggcACTGAcagcaaactgatgcctctgtaattctcacatctGCTCAGTACGAAAAGCGGACTACTCAGAGAAAATAGCAAAACATTTGGTAAACTTACTAGCAAAAACGAATTATACAAATGAACTAGAATCAAGAGTTTTGTAAACTTATGTAAACATATATGAAGTTAGGTCCAATTTTACACCTAATATCATACTGCTTAACACTTGAACCATGTCCTATAAAGTCAGTTTTGTTAGTATGAAAACACTAGCATGTTTGGAACATTTTCACCATTTGTATACAATATGTGGTCTAGTTTATCGGCTTTTACATTTACACACCTATCCTCGATTCTCCTAGTTATATGCCAACCAGTTTTaccattattcaataaagaattCCAGAACATCATGCACGTTGTTGACTCagttatttgtttttgaaaaaatgTTCAAGAAGATTCATGAGACTTTAAGTAATAGTTTCTGTTATTTAGTGTTGTattatatttattgaatttcTCTAAAACctcttcaattgtaaaattaTATTCACATAATTTATTGTTGACCTTACAAATCAAATACTCATGTCTAATGATTAATTTACGAAAATAGTCATTGAAGGAACAAGTTGAAGAATTCTTTTCTTGATTATGATCATAGTTTGtggttttatttaatttatttaattgttttctttttttatgaatTCCACCCCTCCCCCGCCGTGTTTATAAAAACTATCCTATATTACTGTGATTTGCTACTACTGTTATTCTTCTTATTACAAAGATTATTTCTATCCACGTTGTCTTGGTTACCATTCATACTTTTTCATTCCCATTTATATATGGTGTCACCCAACTGACTGCATATTTCTCATGTTTTGTAAAACATgtaattcaataaatatttgtgagaagagggttttgtgaagatttcaataattttatagttgaaatcattagtcaattgaagctagatcaccatcgaaaacctggaagcactggacggccgttttgtcctgttgtaggactcctcaacagtgcacattaacgaacccgcactcgcgagatccgaacccagaacctaccagtctcgagccagagaccttaaccgatagaccactgggctggcatccaatggtgttaatgtctaacttcaactgatccacgaagttgagcaaccattcaccaattgtcatcagtgagttcctatctcacgacagacgtggtttgcactccactggtcactgcttctcactagagctcctggatgtacttcccgaagtcactagtgagcatatgattatattaattatcagaaggggttttgtggagatttagtatgttgcatagttgaaagcatgagtcaattaaagctagaccaccatggaaaacctgaaagcactggacggccgtttcgtcctattatgtgactcctcagcagtgcgcatccacgaacccgcgctcgcgagattcgaacccaggacctataagtctcgcgcgtgagcacttaacctctagaccactgaaccggctgaggattcccacaataggacgaaacggccgtccagtgctcccaggttttccatggcggtccagcttcaattgactcatgatttcaactatatacaataaatatttatttattttaaatgttgcTGTGAAATTTCATTTAACAACTCATCGAATTCTAACAGAcatctaattatttattaaccCATAATTTATTCCGTATATATGTATTTTACCTTTGTTTCTCGTAAACATACAAACGCCTCTCACTGACTTAATTTAATTACAGACTGTAGTTTGTTTTAAAAGTTAAACAAATAATCTCAGAGTGAAATACAGATTTATGAGCATTTGAGAAAACTGCCTTTATCGGAACTTCTTTTGTTGTAAATAATAGTAAACATAACTAGATAGGCATGATACTGAATTTGCGTTGATTGGATACTATCAGGAACGACCTGCTACGGCAGAGcgcaaaccaacttccagctgaagaggaaattaagaaaaggcGCTGGAAGTTGATAGAACATATATtgtgaaaatcatcaaactgcatcacgagggaAGCGCTAACGTGGGATCCTGAAGGCAAAAATAGAAGAggtagaccaaagaacacattgtaaTGAGAATTCGAGGCATATGTCAAAAGAATAAATAGCATGTAGAAACAGttgggaacaactggaaagtatAGCCCAAGGCAGACTTGATTAGAGAGTCCTGGTTTGCCATCTTTgtttcacgaggggtaacaggcataggtaaataattaagtaagtaGCTATGGTCCTTACTTTCGATCAAAACCATTCTTGCTATTTAAACAACCGTTAGTTTCTTATTGGATCCGATTGGTTTACATGACTAGGGATAAATATACTAAATATATCTGACTTGGTTATAGATCATTTCCTTTGCTGAGACGCAACCACATAAGCCTCTTGGATTAAATCTACGAAGCTACGGTATCGCTAATCTAAACGTCTCAAATATTTCTCTGTTCTTCAAAACGTTTTAGACAGTTGCTGTTCGGTCTAATGGATCTGGTGTAACTCAAAGATGTTAACTTTATTAACTTAAAAATGTCacatttcaattattttcagGTCTCTAAGTGTTTATAAGCTCTTTTACTTCTCCCTAGTTGATACGAAGACACACTTGTATTTCATGAACCATAAAAGGAGCATGTAAATTATAGTTGTAAAAAAATCTACATCTTTCTACGTATTTAATACCTCTGTAAACCTCGTTCATCATGAAAGTATCTGACTGGGAAGTATGAAAATTTGTGAGGCTTATTATTCTGGTGTACTGCATTTCCTATTTTGTATTCAATCTTATCTTTATCAATAGTCTCTGTGTTTTATCGCAAGTGTACATAACACAAAACAAAGAGTTTTCATCAATCTTTATTATTTGCTCAAATTCATTAAGAAAGTAGTAAACAAAAAGCAGAAAAAAGCATTGTCTGAAATCCACAACAATATTAACTATTGTGTTATGAAATATACCTAAGACGATTCATATTCCATCATCTTATCCAGTTTCTTCGCTATGTATTCCATACGTTTTTCAATGCGTCTTCCAACTAAGGGAGGAAATGAATGTGTACGTGAACTTACGGATTTTGGCAACATCTAACATTTTCATGCCTAAATCTTCCTTCCGTATATATTTATCCATAACTTTATAGATGTGGTGGCGCCCTTTTCTGAATGACCGTTTTATTTCGTTGCATATTGATTTCTTTAAAGATATAATAGATAtcaaatataatgaaattaGAATAAGTACCAGTCCACCTTCTTTTTcatattctgcatcaatatacACTAATTCCATGTCTTTTTCACTCGGGTGAGGTGCTTGCTCTAACGTTGTAGCTCTAAAAGATATTAGAGAAAACAGTTGATTATTGCAGAAAGAGAAAATCCATATTAATTCCTTACTGGGTTGTTTTAAGAAACACTAAAGATAAATTACATTGAAAAACGAATGCTATTCAGAAACCAAGCTTCCAGTAGGACTGCTAATGTATATGATTGTTAATTATCCCAAATATTCTGGATGGTGTACTTCTCTAACAAAACTGACCAATCTAATAGATGAAATTTCTGTACTTTTTACCGTTATCATGTGAAATGTTTCACGTTTATACCTGGATGTCCTTTAACTACGTATCAGTTAATTACAACGTCGTGAACGAGTATGTTAGTATCATGTCGATCATTTCTCTGAAGATTCAGAACCTCAGTAGATTTAAATCAAACCTTTTCATTCAATCACTTCAATACCAGAAATCTCAccagtttaatttatttgaaatagagGCAACCTATATTAAAATCTGCGTAAGAACTTATTCCAATTataattacattttataaaGTTTTAAATATTCATACAGAACAGCCTAATGACTGCAGCTGAacaattaaaaatcaataaattttagaAGTATAATATTTGGGGAATATCATTCTGCTTACTCTAGGAGACGAGACAAGACATGAGCATATTTAGATAAGAAAATGTCAGTTGACTAATATACATTTAAAATCCCTCAAAAATAAGAAAACATAACTATATGTGAAGCTGTATTGAAGCCTTTCAGAGTCCAATAGTGTGGTTATCGAAACAAACGTTCTACTTATATGATGATCTctgttgatttatttttttttaattattattagctttattcaatattatatttttggtacaatatagaattctcagcacaaagtgcttcaacaagtttccgtNNNNNNNNNNNNNNNNNNNNNNNNNNNNNNNNNNNNNNNNNNNNNNNNNNNNNNNNNNNNNNNNNNNNNNNNNNNNNNNNNNNNNNNNNNNNNNNNNNNNNNNNNNNNNNNNNNNNNNNNNNNNNNNNNNNNNNNNNNNNNNNNNNNNNNNNNNNNNNNNNNNNNNNNNNNNNNNNNNNNNNNNNNNNNNNNNNNNNNNNAACAAGTTTTACTCATTCTTCTGTTTCTGTCACTCAGTTGTTGACAAAATATTCCATTAGGTAACATAAGCAGAAATGATCAAATCtgtataaaatgaaaattctaATGATTTCTATTTCTGAGAAACTAAATTCTATATTTTATCAATTGAGCTGCTGAAGCATTTATTAAATGTTGTTGAAGCTAATGCTCCTATTTAGCATTGTTGGTTTACACAACTAATGCAGTACAAAATATAACAAATGGATTATTAAGAGTTAATCTGGTATCTTTAATTTTCATAAGATATCATGTTGGTTCATTTAAAGACTTTTGAGCTTTACATTACGCTTAATTGAATTTACCGCATATTTTTTCGGACTCATCTACATACTACTGGAGCTGTTGCAGTTCACTTATATAAAACTAACTTTTACACTCAAAAGAAATTTGTACAACTCAACTATCTATCTTAACCATAGAAAGAAATCAAAACTACTTAAAGCATGGCTTTGTTTATACATAATTTTTCCAGATATTTCTGAATTTCTTACACTTTTTTATTCATATAGAATTTTAGTAATTGTAATGCTTATCTGGTTGTCCCTAAACAGTTTTCACTGAAGCCACTTATTGTTAAAATGTTTTACTGATCCTATTTTACATTATCTCATCCTGCTTCGTTCAACTGATTAGTTTGTTTTGAGTACTTGTTTTTATAAACACTAgtaaaattataatatttttatgtaGCAGCACTACGCAATTAGTATCATTCCATCATTATTAGAAACGATCATCGAGAAAGAACTAATTAAGAAAACTTTCTTTGCTTTGTTCGGACTAATAGAAAATGATTGAATGGGAACTTTCACATCAATAAAACAAGACAGGTATTTAATATTTTCCAGATTTCAGTAGTTCTTCAATTAATAGTCATTAGCGGTAGAAACTGTGTTCAAACTAAACGAGCCATCAAAAACCAAACCGCTGAATAATGAACAGCATTCTCTTTTAAGGGCACATCGATAGAGAGTTTGACAATTAATCCTTAGGTACTTAATAAGCTATTTTCAAGTTAATATCttgaaaatgtttgtttaaagCTTCTGATTGTCTTGAATTGATATGCATCGACTGATATATTCATATTTGGTTCTAAAAATGCTTTTTTTCGATGTGTTGATGatcatttacttataatttaaaAACGATACCTTAAAGtgcggtgtgtgctactgatgtcgacagatataggTAGTAGAtattatcaatcgaaagtgaaatacctagaGGCAGAtgattaagaagatcgaagaaaagagaacgaaaacaAACAATGATTAGTGTAGagacgaaagaacaatgaagtctgaaacaattgattgacattttgcaaatggagTATATACAAtttgattctcagattttaataacatgttctgtaattttgtattcaaatacattcgattgtccccacttgtgttctcgttcattacagtaTTAGCAAATACAGATTGGTAATAGGGGTTCGTACTATTCTGACAgt from Schistosoma mansoni, WGS project CABG00000000 data, supercontig 0662, strain Puerto Rico, whole genome shotgun sequence encodes:
- a CDS encoding XP_018644777.1; its protein translation is MKSENEDETVDSEHGMKVIYKVLKKSFKTGRMKMCKTIDTYFRKDDLDKKMLDIAKILSRRIEKRMEYLTQKLDDMLAYETS
- a CDS encoding anti-inflammatory protein 16, putative, giving the protein MELVYIDAEYEKEGGLKSICNEIKRSFRKGRHHIYKVMDKYIRKEDLGMKMLDVAKILGRRIEKRMEYIAKKLDKMMEYESS